From a single Fusobacterium pseudoperiodonticum genomic region:
- a CDS encoding DKNYY domain-containing protein, with amino-acid sequence MKKNNFDETLKFKKKRSSDTIFTFKIISAIILVIVFFIFLLVSSKITSLDSYEIEEKGQKYANSDFIQYQGKISVSVPSGGRYILENVDINSFRVLNSGDRNTRVIGLDKNSVYLGNIPIPDLDPNKLEIIGNGYYTDGTNTYFCSAVSERNKNLSLPMKVFQSLIYAFSKTKKPQTYIYPYKKIDTDKRLKPISDFLSFATDGNNIYYEGEILENVDFNTLKAVDPYHEYFIDKENVYYKSKLLPIKNSGKLKIVSSEQGDEFLYDEANGYVFMENYSFDREKAPYKVLGNEGNHLYNLVFVNNEGIYYYNNQKKKQLRAGDNIFVGNVEELSPNVFTDDENIYYFHAYEVQKKLKHSSGYVLASRNTVIYSLGKKDAWEKVKDIRSGTVGSIWKKENKYYYFDNLGIFQLIDNTIYEIRDKETLEYLLNYNEGSSKIREFIENEKLIKIEGEKKIEIRVKYTTFFLPFKISGLLAFILGIIIAKVSHYFREKKNAKKF; translated from the coding sequence ATGAAAAAAAATAATTTTGATGAAACTTTAAAATTTAAAAAGAAAAGAAGTTCTGATACTATATTTACATTCAAAATTATTTCAGCCATAATTTTAGTAATTGTTTTTTTTATTTTTCTTCTAGTTTCATCAAAAATAACAAGTTTAGATTCTTATGAAATAGAAGAAAAGGGACAAAAATACGCTAATAGTGATTTTATACAATATCAAGGAAAAATTTCTGTTTCAGTTCCTAGTGGAGGAAGATATATCTTAGAAAATGTTGATATAAATTCATTTAGAGTATTAAATTCAGGAGATAGAAATACTAGAGTTATTGGTTTAGATAAAAATTCTGTTTATTTGGGAAACATTCCTATTCCTGATTTAGATCCAAATAAGCTTGAAATTATAGGAAATGGCTACTATACTGATGGGACTAATACTTACTTTTGTTCTGCTGTCTCTGAAAGAAATAAAAATTTATCTCTTCCAATGAAAGTATTCCAATCTCTTATATATGCTTTTTCAAAGACTAAAAAGCCACAAACTTATATATATCCTTATAAAAAAATAGATACTGACAAAAGATTAAAACCTATTTCAGACTTTTTATCTTTTGCAACTGATGGAAATAACATCTATTATGAAGGAGAAATTTTAGAAAATGTAGATTTTAACACTTTAAAAGCTGTTGATCCTTATCACGAATATTTTATTGACAAGGAGAATGTTTACTATAAGTCAAAGCTTCTACCTATTAAAAATAGTGGAAAGTTAAAGATTGTTTCAAGTGAACAAGGAGATGAATTTCTTTATGATGAAGCAAATGGCTATGTCTTTATGGAAAATTATTCTTTTGATAGAGAAAAAGCTCCTTATAAAGTTCTTGGAAATGAAGGAAACCACCTATATAATTTGGTCTTTGTTAATAACGAAGGTATCTATTATTACAATAACCAAAAAAAGAAACAATTAAGAGCAGGAGATAATATTTTTGTTGGAAATGTAGAAGAATTAAGTCCTAATGTTTTTACCGATGACGAGAATATTTACTATTTTCATGCTTATGAAGTACAGAAAAAACTTAAACATAGCAGTGGATATGTTTTAGCTTCAAGAAATACAGTAATCTACTCTCTAGGTAAAAAAGATGCTTGGGAAAAAGTAAAAGATATTAGAAGTGGAACTGTTGGAAGTATATGGAAAAAAGAAAATAAATATTATTACTTCGATAATTTAGGAATTTTTCAATTAATAGATAACACGATTTATGAAATTAGAGATAAAGAAACATTGGAATATTTATTAAATTACAATGAAGGAAGTAGTAAAATAAGAGAATTTATTGAAAATGAAAAACTAATAAAAATTGAAGGAGAGAAAAAAATAGAGATTAGAGTAAAGTATACAACTTTCTTTCTTCCTTTCAAAATTTCAGGATTACTAGCCTTTATTTTGGGTATTATTATAGCTAAAGTTTCACATTATTTTAGGGAGAAAAAAAATGCAAAAAAATTCTAG
- a CDS encoding DKNYY domain-containing protein: MKTNDLDDLFKKKKTSNTLFYLKIVIVIFAFLMPLGTIYYMGKVDNNTYEIETNGKQYGKSDFFEYQGKVYSFGLSGDMEVLKNVDIATFKALEIRDSHIRNIGLDRKFVYLGNIVIPDLNPNKLKVIGNGYYTDGTTSYFLSPFSELDKKSSNYIYPYKKIENTKNLKALDNFELFAVDGDNVYYKGEILNNADLNTLEIIDKNAEYFADKENVYYKSNLLPIKNSGELKIVSSEHGDKFLYDEVNGYVFIEDYSFDREKAPYKVIGNNGTTLYNLIFIAKDGIYYYDNQKKQQLKAGDNIFIGNIEEISPNVFTDDKNIYYFSAYDVTTATKKSIGELISKNTDICYLDKKEGWEKVADIKEGYVASIWKKEDKYYYFNNLGIFPFMDNTIYEISDKETLNYLLSKSDDKTDDIEELIKNEKLIAVSGEKKMTITVKYKTDIVDTVFKYFIRIFLLAYLIFFIFKEFRRKNEKK; this comes from the coding sequence ATGAAAACAAACGATTTAGACGATCTTTTTAAAAAGAAAAAAACTTCAAATACATTATTTTATCTTAAGATAGTTATAGTCATCTTTGCATTCCTTATGCCATTAGGTACTATTTATTATATGGGAAAAGTTGATAATAACACTTATGAAATTGAAACTAATGGTAAACAGTATGGAAAAAGTGATTTTTTTGAATATCAAGGAAAAGTTTATTCATTTGGTCTTAGTGGTGATATGGAAGTATTAAAAAATGTTGATATAGCTACATTTAAAGCCTTAGAAATTAGAGATTCTCACATAAGAAATATTGGTTTAGACAGGAAGTTTGTTTACCTTGGAAATATAGTTATTCCTGATTTAAATCCTAATAAACTTAAAGTTATAGGAAATGGTTACTATACCGATGGAACAACTTCATATTTCCTTTCTCCTTTTTCTGAACTTGACAAGAAGTCTTCAAATTATATCTATCCTTATAAGAAGATAGAAAATACAAAAAATTTAAAAGCACTCGATAATTTTGAGTTATTTGCAGTTGATGGAGATAATGTCTATTACAAGGGAGAAATTTTAAACAATGCTGATTTAAATACATTAGAAATTATAGATAAAAATGCTGAATATTTTGCTGATAAGGAAAATGTTTACTATAAGTCTAATCTTTTACCCATTAAAAATAGTGGAGAGTTAAAAATTGTTTCAAGTGAACATGGAGATAAATTTCTCTATGACGAAGTAAATGGCTATGTCTTTATAGAAGATTATTCTTTTGATAGAGAAAAAGCTCCTTATAAAGTTATTGGAAATAATGGGACTACTCTATATAATCTAATATTTATTGCTAAAGATGGAATATATTATTATGACAACCAAAAGAAACAACAATTAAAAGCTGGAGATAATATTTTTATTGGTAATATAGAAGAAATTAGTCCTAATGTTTTTACTGATGATAAGAATATTTATTATTTCTCTGCTTATGATGTAACTACAGCTACTAAAAAAAGTATTGGAGAATTAATATCAAAAAATACAGATATCTGTTATTTGGATAAAAAAGAAGGCTGGGAAAAAGTAGCAGATATTAAAGAAGGTTATGTCGCTAGTATTTGGAAAAAAGAAGATAAATACTACTATTTCAACAACTTAGGTATTTTTCCTTTTATGGATAATACTATTTATGAAATTTCTGATAAAGAAACTCTTAATTATCTATTATCAAAATCTGATGACAAAACAGATGATATTGAGGAACTTATAAAAAATGAAAAATTAATAGCTGTTTCTGGTGAAAAGAAGATGACTATAACTGTGAAATATAAGACTGATATAGTTGATACAGTTTTTAAATATTTCATAAGAATTTTTCTTCTTGCTTATCTTATCTTTTTTATTTTTAAAGAATTTAGGAGAAAAAATGAAAAAAAATAA